Within the Methanomicrobium sp. W14 genome, the region CTTAACCCTGATTGACCCTTCAACCGTGTTTGCAACCGCAATCGTTTTGGTTGCATGTTCATAGCCCTCGGCAAGAGCACCCCTGCTCTTCTTGGCCTCTTCAAGCACCTTGAAGAACTCAAGGATTAGTCCGTCGCGCTTCATCTTGAGGATGTTGTACCCGCGTTCGGAGAGCTTAATCTTCTTTTTAAGGTTTATTAGTTCTGAACGTGTAGGTTTTACATCTTTAAGCGCCATATCCAGGGATCACTCCTTCTTTCTGTATTTCGGGTGATACTTCTGGATAAGGTCGCGGTCGATACGCGTAAGCTGCTCTTCCGGAAGTGTTGCCAGAAGTTCCCATCCGATGTCAAGCGAGTCTGCAATGGAGCGGTCCTCGTCATGGCCCTGGCGGACGAACTTGTTTTCGAAGAGGTCGGCAAACTCCAAAAAGCGCTGGTCACGCTCTGAAAGTGCGTCCTTTCCGACGATTGCAACAAGACCACGGAGGTCGACACCCTCTGCGTATCCGGCGTACATCTGATCAGATACCTTCTTGTGGTCGTCACGCGTCTTTCCGGCACCGATACCAAGGTTCATCAGACGTGACAGTGAAGGCATGACGTTTATAGGCGGGTATATGCCCTTCCTGTGAAGCTCACGGCTTACCACAATCTGGCCTTCCGTGATGTATCCCGACAGGTCAGGAATCGGGTGAGTTATATCGTCACCTGGCATGGTCAGGATTGAAAGCTGTGTAACCGAGCCTTTTTTACCTTTGATGATACCTGCACGCTCATACAGAGATGCAAGATCGGTATACATGTAACCCGGATATCCACGCCTTCCCGGGACCTCTTCACGGGCAGCACCTATCTGGCGCAGTGCCTCACAGTAGTTTGTCATATCCGTAAGGATGACAAGCACATGGTAACCGAGCTCGAAAGCAAGGTATTCGGCCGTTGTAAGAGCAAGACGCGGTGTTATGATACGCTCTACAGCAGGGTCGTCGGCAAGGTTAAGGAACACGACGGCGTGCTCAAGAGCACCTGTACGCTCGAAGTCGGCCATGAACTGGTTTTCTTCTTCCTTTGTGATACCCATAGCCGCAAAGACAACAGCGAACTCTTCCGAAGAGCCCGGAACCTTTGCCTGACGTGCTATCTGAAGAGCAATCTCATTGTGCGGCAGACCTGAACCGGAGAAGATAGGAAGCTTCTGACCACGGACAAGTGTGTTTGTCGCATCGATTGTCGATATACCTGTCTGGATAAACTCTGACGGGGATGCACGTGCATACGGGTTGATAGCTGCACCGTTGATGTCAAGCCTCTTTTCAGGGACGATATCGGGGCCGCCGTCTTTTGGCTTACCCGCACCGGACAGGATACGTCCGAGCATTTCCTTTCCGACAGGCATCTTGATGGTCTCGCCTGTAAAGCGGACTCCCGAGTCCTTGCCTATACCGGCAGTCGACTCGAAGACCTGGACACAGACAATCTCATCTGAAGTATCAAGAACCTGGCCACGCTTTACCGTGCCGTCAGACTGGACAATGTTTACAAGCTCATTGTACCCTACAGGCTCGGTCTTCTCGACGAATACAAGCGGTCCCTGGATCTTGGTAATTGTGCGATATTCCTTCATTTCCAATCAGGCCTCCTTAATCTTTGCAAACTCTTTTTCCATGTCTTTGAGAATCTTCTCAAGTTCTGGCTTGTAGTCTGCAACGTACTTTAAGCGTGCAAGCTCGTTCTTGGACTTGATGGCGATAATCGCCGCAATCGGGAATCCTGATTTCTGCGTAGAGTATGCAAGGTCTGCATATTTTCTGATGGACTTCATCAGGTCGAACTGCTTCTCCATCGAACAGTATGCATCAACGGGGTCGAAAGCGTTCTGCTGCAAAAAGACCTCACGGATCATACGTGCGACTTCGATTGTGACCTGTTCCGCCTCAGGAAGTGCGTCTGAACCTACAAGCTGTACAATTTCCTGGAGTTCGGATTCCTTCTGCAAAACCTCCATCGCCCATGACCTTAACGGGTTGAGTTCAGGTGAGACGTTCTCATCGTAGTAGTTTGCAAGAGCGTTAAGGTAAAGTGAGTACGAGTTCAGCCAGTTGATGGCCGGGAAGTGACGTCTCTGCGAGAGTTTTGCATCCAGGGCCCAGAAGCACTTTACGATACGAAGAGTGTTCTGGGTAACAGGTTCCGAGAAATCACCACCTGGTGGTGATACGGCACCGATAACGGTTACTGATCCCATCTTGCCGCAGAGAGCGTCAACACGTCCTGCACGTTCGTAGAACTCGGAAAGACGAGCTGACAGGTATGCCGGATAACCCTCTTCACCGGGCATCTCTTCAAGACGTGACGAAATTTCACGCATTGCCTCTGCCCAGCGTGACGTTGAGTCAGCCATCAGGGATACATCGTATCCCATATCACGGAAGTACTCCGCGATTGTGATACCTGTATAAACCGATGCCTCACGTGCTGCAACAGGCATGTTCGAGGTGTTTGCGATAAGAATTGTCCTCTCCATCAGAGGCTTTCCGCTCTTCGGGTCCTCAAGCTCAGGGAACTCGGTTAAAACCTCGGTCATCTCGTTTCCACGCTCTCCGCACCCGATGTAGACTACAATCTCGGCATCGGACCACTTTGCAAGCGACTGCTGCGTAACTGTCTTTCCCGATCCGAACGGACCCGGGATTGCAGCCGTACCGCCCTTTGCAATCGGGAAAAGACCGTCGAGGATACGAAGACCTGTAATAAGCGGTACATCAGGGTTCTTCTTTTCGATGTATGGTCTCGGGACACGTACAGGCCACTTCTGCATCATGGTCACTTCTTCGCCGGAATCAAGGACACAGACAACTTCGTCAATTGTGAAGTTCCCTTTTTTGATTTCTTTGACTTTGCCGCCCTTAAAGTTCGGCGGGACCATAATCTTTGTGACTATGTTTGTCTCCTGGACCTCTCCGATGATAGCTCCCGGACCTGCCGCATCGCCTTTTTTGACGACAGGCTTAAACTCCCATTTCTTTTCATGGTCAAGACCCGGTGCGTTTACACCGCGCTCGATGAAGCTGCCCATCTTTTCCATGAGCACCTCGAGCGGCCTCTGAATACCATCATAGATACTTGTCAGAAGACCCGGTCCAAGCTCAACTGCCAGGGAGAGCCCGGTATTTTCAACCGGCTCGCCCGGGCGGATTCCGTCGGTCGCCTCGTAGACCTGGATGATGACGTTATCGCCGTCTATTTTGATAACCTCACCCATAAGTTGTTCGTTGCCTACCCTGACCACATCATACATATGTGCTTCAAGGTCTACGGCTGTAACGACCGGCCCGGAAATCCTTTTTAGAATTCCTTTAGATTTTCCTTTTACTTCCACAGATCAACACCCACTGATCTCTTAATTCTCTCTCTCATGGAAATGCCTCCCGTCTCCTCTCCGATGGTGATAACGGTCGGCTTTACAGACTCCGAAAGCGTGGTGCGAAGCCTAAACGACAGTTTCTGCATGTCTTCGCCTTTAAGAACTATGATTCCCACGTCCTTGTCGCCGAGAACCTTTGTGACCTGGTCGGCAAACGCCTCATCGGTGTCTGCCGCGTAGGTCTTCTGGATGCCGGCAAGGCGGAATCCGAGTATGAACTCGCTGTTACCAACTACTGCTATTTCCATTAAGCACCACCATACAGGCCTTTATATTCTCGTTTGGAAGGTTCGATTCCTTTCCGCGTGCTATGGCGCGAAGGTTCGTGACTTCGTAATGCTTCATCTCGAGGTAGAGGAGAATCGGTGCAACGGACATAGGGTAGAGCTTTGAAAGCCTGTCCATTTCGGCAAGTTTTGCCGTGATAAGACCTACCTCAAGCTCCTGCACCGGTTTTTTCTCGCTTACAGCCTCAAATACTGCATCAAACGAACCTGTCTTCATCCTCTTCTTTACGGAATCTATCATCTCATCAATGTTTTCCATTCCTGAGAAACGGACGAGTTCATCGGCGGAGAAGCTTCCGCCATCAATCAGAAGATTTCTGATAGATTCGGTGTCTGTCTCACCTTTAACGCGGAAGACGGTCTCAAGGTTCTTCGTGTCAATATCAAGCCTGACATATTTGAGGAAGGCATGCCCTCCCCTGACACCGCTCTTGGACTCCTTTATGAGAATTGCATAATACGCCTTGTAAAGTTCGTTTTCCATCCGTGAAAAAGACCCTGACTCAACAGCTGCCGCAATCTCCTGCTCGAATACGTCATAGAGCATGTGGCCTTTCAGGCTGTCTATAATTCTGTCTGTTGAGTCTTCTGCGAGGAGTTTGTCAAGACTGTCCTTGTCAAGACTTCCGGCGGGAATTAAAATCTCCTTTATTTTGCCTGCGGAAACTCCCTGGTTCTTTCCCCTGAGGATTGTGAGCATGTTAAGGATATCCCATTTTAAAAGGTAGCTCTTTGTAAAAGCCTTGAGATGTCCGGGTACAAGTGCTATTATTCTCTGGTACTCCTTTGCAAGGTTCCATGAGAGTCCAATCTCCATGAGATCAATGCCGGAGAACGATGAGGCGAGCTCATCTATTTCCGTTTTATAGTTCGTTTCCTCGATGAAACGGGCTATTTCCGGGAGCTCCATATTAAGCATCCTCATATACTCTTCATGCGGAAGGAGAGATGCCTTCCTGACCCGCATACGTGTGCAGGCGTATATGTAGGGAGCCGGGCCTGTAGTATTAACTGCAGCCATTAGCTAATCCCCTCTACTTAAACAGAGCCTCTGATGCGTCTTTAAGCCCGGTCTCCCAGACCTCCGAAAGATAGGCGCCGTAACTGAAGTCCAGCTGAAGCAGCCCGTCTTTGCTCTCGGCGATGACGCCACCGGAGATATCTTTTGTTCCAGCCAGTGTAAATCCGGATAAAGTCTTAAGTTCGGATATTGCAGACTCTACTGCTTCTTTATCACGTTTGTTGCAGTAGAGAACACCTTCTCCAAGCTCTTTTGCAGCGGCCTTGCAAAGCTCCCTGACGGCTTTTTTGTGGAAATCACCGGGCAGGTCATCTATTGCGTTGACTGTTGCCTTGTGGACCATGTCCAGAAGGTCTTTTTCGGCGTTGAGAACCTCTCTTTTGACCGCAAGATTTGCAGCCGCAGTCTCCCTTGATATAATCTGGGACGACTGGCGGTTTGCCTCCTCTTCTGCCGCTGTTTTAATTGCAACAACCTTAGAGTTTGCCTCGGATAGAATCCTGCCGGATTCAGCCTTTGCTTCTGCCTTTATAGCCGCAGCTTCCTTATTGCCTTTGTCCTTAATTTCACCGACTACAGCATCCAATGCCATTGTCAAATCTACTCCTTGTATACCCGTTTATGTAAAGAGGAGAAGAAGTGCAACAACAAGACCAAAGATAACGACTGTCTCGGGGATAACGGTGAACAGAAGTGCAAGACCGAACATTTCCTTGTTCTCTGCTGTCGCACCTACTGCCGCACCACCTATACCGAGCTGTGCGAGACCTGTTCCCATACCTGCAAGTCCTACTGCAAGACCTGCACCAATTGCTTTAAATCCAACTGCGGATGCCTGAGCAACTTCAACTGTCATACCTTCAACTACCATTATATTATTCCTCCGTAAACTTTCTTATAATTCCAAATGGTTCGTACTTCTTTCCTCCACCCTGATAGAATTTGGTGAAGAATTCAACGTAATGCAAACGAATCGAATGCAGACCACCGCTAAGGAGACCAAGAGCGGTGTTTAAAATGTGTCCTATCAGGAATACGAAAATTCCCGCTATAATCATCACAAAGCTCATGAGACCGAAGTCTGCAAATGCAGGCTCTATCATCATGCCTATTGAGATGAAGTTTACAACCGCTGCGATTGCAACCGATGAAAGACCGACTGCTGCAAGACGGGTGTAGGACAATACGTGACTTATAATTGTCGTGAGCTCCATGAGCTCAAGCGCCGAATCCAGCCCTATGCCGATAATTCCTGCGACGATTAGCAGGGCACCTATAAATGCGAAGACGTTGAAGCCTGTGACCATAGGTCCTGCGGTCAAATCGGGCATAAGCGGAATTGCGGCTATAGTCCATATCAGAAACAGAATCCCCCACATTACCATAATCCAGCCGAGCTGGGCAAATATTACCTTGCTCCTGTGTTTTCCGGGGTGCATCTGAATACAGGTGTTTCTTATGTGAATCGATCTTCCCAAGGTTATATGCAGGATACCTATCCATGCCGATATAATCAGCAGAATAATTGCATCGGGACCTCCTCCTGTAGCTTCCGTCGCTCCGATATGGAAGTGGCGGCTGATAAAGAAAGGCTCCCATGGGCATGCAAATCCCAGGAATTCACTAAATATTACACCAAATATTATACTCATAATACTTGCGTTTCTGAGAACGTCTAAAAGCTGGTTACCTGCAATGCTGTCTTTGAGATATTTGCGCAGCCAGACGCTTACAATAAGCAGTATAAGACCATACGCGATATCGCCCAGTATGAAACCGAAGAATATCGGGAAGACAATTGCAACGAGCAATGTCGGATCAAACTCATTATACTGCGGCCTTGAATAGATATCCATTAAAACCTCGGAAGGCTTTGAAAAGTCGGGGTTATCGTATTCAATAGGCACTGAATCTTTGTCGTAATCAATCTCTTCTTCCGTTACGAACACTTTTCCGCCCGTAACAGACTCCAGATCTTTGACCAGACTTTTCGCCTTGTCTGTAGGAACCCAGCCTTCGGCAACAAAAGTCTGCTCGGTAGTGGCGAATCTAAGCGGTGCTTCCGCACGTTCCACGTCTGCCGTGAGCAGTTCATCGCATGCCACAAGATACGATGCGTGCTTAGATTTAAGAGCAGCTATCTGCTCGTTGATTTCACCAGTCTCTTTTTCGAGACTGTTTTTCTCATGAGTGTACGAATTTATTCTGCCCAGTGCATCCCCGCACTCTTTTGGTATTGGCAGGGACTGGAAACCATTGCCTGAAAGGAAATCCTCGACCTCCTTTTGCCCGGATTTCTTAAAAACAGCAATATACAGGTTTCCTTCAGAATTTTCCGCAAAAAACTCCTCGCAGTCAACAGGCAGTTTAACGTCATGCGGGATGTGACCTGCGACTACAGAAAAATCGTCATATCCTGACAAAAGAGAGAGATCATACGGAAAAGATGTAAACGGTGAAAGCTCCTGAATTTTCTGCTCGCATTCGCGGGCTTTCGATTCAAGTTCGTTTCGTTTGCTTACAAGTGCTGCGACCTCTTTTTCTATAGCCGGCAGTTCCTCCCCGATACTTTTGTGGAGAGAGCCTGCGCTCTGAAGTGCCTCTTTTTCGACAGAATCGGCTTTTATACCCATAGTGTTCGAAAGAGACCTTACTCTGAGCAGTTCTGTTGATGTCTCCGGGGCGTTCTCCATCGGTTTTCCGATTTTAAGGCCGTCGAATCCTTCAGCATTCTGCTCCACAAAGTCTTCTATGTGAAAGACATTATGTCTGTACAACTCACGTACAATCGGGTCAAGCTGATCTTTGGACGCGGCGATGAGCAGTTTGCTCATCCTCTGGACTTTAAACATTTAGCTTCACCTTGAACTTTTCTACAAGCATATTTGCTGCTTTGTCAAGGTTTTCTGTTGCCCTCTTTCTGAGAGCTTCAGCATGCTGTCCGCCGTCCTTTACGATCTTTGCGAAGTTCTTCTCCGCTTCAGACCGTGCGTCTGCGATACGCTTGTTCTTGTACTCTTCAGCATCTTTTTGTGCTTTCGCAATAAGATTGCCAGCCTCAGCTTCGGCATCCGCAATAGTGCGTTTTTTCTCTTCCAAAGCTGTACTGATAATTTTTTTGTACTCTTCTTCTGAATCTTTGATGCTCTTGAGGACCTCAGTCTTCATCCAACCCTCCTCTCACGGCAATACCTAATGTTATGTGAAAAGAAGGCTATTAATGCTTGTCTTTTCTCATATCCTCCTGTGAAGTACAGGGCTGGTAAAATTGCCTTAATAGAATATGTTTACTAGAAAAATGTTTACATTCAGGATAAATAAGGTTAATCGGGTAAGGGCATTTTTAAGCCGGCATTTTTCAGGCTTTTAAAAAAGCGCCGTCAGGTAAATTAAACCTGAAAAAAGTCTTTTGGGCTGATTAATGATATTTCATAATGACTTTTTTTTTGCGGTTCTATCTCTATTCCTCCACCGTGGGAATAAAGGCTGATATCTCCAAGCTCTTCTGAAGCACATATTACGTTTTGTTCGGGATGTGTACCTCTTTTAATGTCGCATCTCGTGTATATGGACTGACCCGCAGATACGACCATTTTAAGTCTTTTTGAACCCGGGTGTTCTTTCGGAAGCACAACAAGCGGCTGGCGGTATTTCCTTACAAGCTCTATAAGAACAGCTGCATGCATTATGTCACCGCCTTCGGGTGCCGAAACCGCGATAATGTCATCTTTTTCTATTGTCTGGCACAGTTCTTTTTCTGAAGTTTCAATAAAAAGAACAAAAAGCTCCCCGGCTAATGCTGCAACAAGAAACGATTCTTTCCCCTTTATAAGAATATATTCGTCTTTAAGGGAAATTTTCATATTAAAGTCACGTTTTCAGACTGGCATGAGGGGCATACAGGATGTTTTCCTACAGCCTCGAAAGTCGTGCCACAGTCGTTGCACCTGTATTTTTTGCCTTTAAGCCGTTCTTCAAGCTCTATATCAATAGGGCCTCCAACCGAACACATAAGTTTTATTGCACCCTCTTTTCTGGTAAAATTGTACAGACCTGTATTAATATTTTTTGAAGTGGGGTTTAATCTGTAAAAAAAGAACTGTTTGAAAGGCGGCTGTCTGAAAAGGGTGCATGGAGGTGAACTGATACGTGTGAACGGGTTCTCAGTAGAGAATATTTACCTTGTCAACCTGGTACGGAGCATTTCCGGAGACAATAAAAACGCCTGACGACGGGGATTTCATCTCTACCGTAAACTTTTCGTTCTCACTGAGTTCATCCAATGAATCCAGGTGAATGAGAATTGTAAATGTCTCTCCTGATTCTAGGAAATTGTCGTTTGACTTGGAGGAAGGTTTTCGGTCAATAATTCCCCAATGCCCTTTGTCTATGGATGTACTGTATAGCGGGTCGTTCGGTTCGATGTTTTCTATATTTTCACTTGTACTCCACGTTACGACCATGCTGCTTAGATCAAGAATATCCCCTCCAGGCGAAAGAGATATGGAATACCTTATCGAGCCTATGCCGTTTTCACCTTTAAGGCCGTATACATTGCCCAGAAGCTGCGGCATCGCGCCTGCACTCTGTACTGACGAATATAATACGTCCTGCGTTTTGTCTGTCGTAAAAAATCCCGCACCCAGAACGGCAAATGAGAAAACCGAAGCTACAACTACGAATGCTATAAGGACAATAGCAGCCTCAAGGCCAGTAAATGCTTCAGATTTATCATCCAAAATTTAACACACCGTACATCCCTTACGTATTTTCAAAAATTCTTGTTTTACTATAAGATAATGTTCTATATATAGGCATTATTGTATTGTTCTGACAAACGGGGAATGATTTTTCTGTATTTCTCCAGAATGGAAATAATCTTGAAAAACCTTCTTTTGATCAGATCCTGTACTTAGATAATTAAATTTAATTTATATAACTGTATTGAATATTATAAGGCCTGCAATGAGCATGACAGCAACATGTTTTACACCTGCCTTAAGTGACCCTTCACCCATCTGACCCGCAATAAGTCCTGAAAAAAATGCCTGTATCATGCACGTGTGGTACAACAGTCGCTTGAAGGTGTCTACAGGCACCTGTGTGCTCTGGAGATATGATGAGCCCTGCGCCAGGTCTGTTGCCTGGGTTGCAGACGAAGTTCCTACAGTGCTCAGGATACTTAGGAAGTTGACGTCAAGGACAGCTACAACGAATACAAAAACAAAAAAAGCAAGGTAAATTATCATAGTGTATATGAACATCTCACCTGACCTTTCGTGTTTAAGGGTCTGGCTCATACGTGCGTCGCTTGATGCAATGCTTAAAACTTCACCGATTTCACCGCTCATCTCGCTTGCTTTGGTAATAAGTGTCACGGTTCTTGCGATTGCGGCCGTATTAATTCTTTTCTCAAAACGGATAAGTGCGTCGCGTACATTTGCTCCCCATTCTATGTCCCTTTTTATTCTTCTCACTTCATAGGAGATGACACCCAGGTTTGCTCTTACAAGAATTGTTATGGCATCCGCCAGAGTCATTCCTACCCTGTTTATACCACCGAGTCTGTCCAGGAAATCCGGAGTTCCCTCCTCTATATTTCTGACTTTTTTCCTCCATATTTCATAGAATATGGCATATGGAATTATTACCATCAGTATGGCGATTATTAAGTGGTCGTCGATTACGTCTATCGTTATTTCAGAGTTTGAGTAATACGGTATACTGAGATAAATAAGAATGGCATAGGCGGCCGCAACTGGTGCAGAGATAATAAGTGAGCGTTTTGGGTCTGTTGTGAACCATTTCGTCGGGCTTTTCAGAAAGTCCATGAACTTTTTTTTCCTGTCGTAGCTGTCCAGAAGTGCCAGGTTTTCGCTGTCGCTTTTCTTTTTTACGACCGTTATGTCATTGAACTGGTTCAGTACGGTTGCCTGGAGATATTTTTCTATCTGCTCGTCCTTCAGGGAGATTAAATCGATGAAAAGCATAAAGACAACGGCGCCTATAGGAAGGACCACGTAGGTTACTGCGGTGAACTGAATTACGGCAGTCCTTCCAACCATACCCATGACGACCATTATTATGATGAGAAACAGTGGTCCTGCAACGAAGACAGTGACATAGCTCTCTGCTATTATCTGGAGGACTGACAGAAACTGCTTCTGTTCGAACCTCGCCTCATCCTGGTAAAGCCTCACGCGGCCTTCAAGGTATGAAGATACGTCCCCCCCGCTGTTTAATACCGACAGGAGGTCTTCAAGAAAGTCCTTGAATTTTTCGGAGGGGGTTGTGTATGTCAGGTTTCTGAGCGCAGAGATGAGGTCAAGACCGAAATATTCAGTGTCTCTTATGACAAGCCTCAGTTCAAGGGCAATCTCACCGTATATTCCTGAGTTGTCGGATATGGATTCAAAGATTTCAAGAAGTTCTGCCCCGCCTCTTCTCATAGCGTACATGTATGAGACCGCATTGT harbors:
- a CDS encoding V-type ATP synthase subunit I, yielding MFKVQRMSKLLIAASKDQLDPIVRELYRHNVFHIEDFVEQNAEGFDGLKIGKPMENAPETSTELLRVRSLSNTMGIKADSVEKEALQSAGSLHKSIGEELPAIEKEVAALVSKRNELESKARECEQKIQELSPFTSFPYDLSLLSGYDDFSVVAGHIPHDVKLPVDCEEFFAENSEGNLYIAVFKKSGQKEVEDFLSGNGFQSLPIPKECGDALGRINSYTHEKNSLEKETGEINEQIAALKSKHASYLVACDELLTADVERAEAPLRFATTEQTFVAEGWVPTDKAKSLVKDLESVTGGKVFVTEEEIDYDKDSVPIEYDNPDFSKPSEVLMDIYSRPQYNEFDPTLLVAIVFPIFFGFILGDIAYGLILLIVSVWLRKYLKDSIAGNQLLDVLRNASIMSIIFGVIFSEFLGFACPWEPFFISRHFHIGATEATGGGPDAIILLIISAWIGILHITLGRSIHIRNTCIQMHPGKHRSKVIFAQLGWIMVMWGILFLIWTIAAIPLMPDLTAGPMVTGFNVFAFIGALLIVAGIIGIGLDSALELMELTTIISHVLSYTRLAAVGLSSVAIAAVVNFISIGMMIEPAFADFGLMSFVMIIAGIFVFLIGHILNTALGLLSGGLHSIRLHYVEFFTKFYQGGGKKYEPFGIIRKFTEE
- a CDS encoding type II secretion system F family protein → MIADRYIKWKISKNPGAYSVLHYNLTASRMGVTLQHYLYYALSLSFVLGVLLGLLGYFISATFIIPNFSIRIYDVFNIQVSSYSELTFLSSVAGFISFLVCFIAGSAIGYYTALKYPEMQKSARATKINLSIHNAVSYMYAMRRGGAELLEIFESISDNSGIYGEIALELRLVIRDTEYFGLDLISALRNLTYTTPSEKFKDFLEDLLSVLNSGGDVSSYLEGRVRLYQDEARFEQKQFLSVLQIIAESYVTVFVAGPLFLIIIMVVMGMVGRTAVIQFTAVTYVVLPIGAVVFMLFIDLISLKDEQIEKYLQATVLNQFNDITVVKKKSDSENLALLDSYDRKKKFMDFLKSPTKWFTTDPKRSLIISAPVAAAYAILIYLSIPYYSNSEITIDVIDDHLIIAILMVIIPYAIFYEIWRKKVRNIEEGTPDFLDRLGGINRVGMTLADAITILVRANLGVISYEVRRIKRDIEWGANVRDALIRFEKRINTAAIARTVTLITKASEMSGEIGEVLSIASSDARMSQTLKHERSGEMFIYTMIIYLAFFVFVFVVAVLDVNFLSILSTVGTSSATQATDLAQGSSYLQSTQVPVDTFKRLLYHTCMIQAFFSGLIAGQMGEGSLKAGVKHVAVMLIAGLIIFNTVI
- a CDS encoding ATP synthase subunit A — protein: MEVKGKSKGILKRISGPVVTAVDLEAHMYDVVRVGNEQLMGEVIKIDGDNVIIQVYEATDGIRPGEPVENTGLSLAVELGPGLLTSIYDGIQRPLEVLMEKMGSFIERGVNAPGLDHEKKWEFKPVVKKGDAAGPGAIIGEVQETNIVTKIMVPPNFKGGKVKEIKKGNFTIDEVVCVLDSGEEVTMMQKWPVRVPRPYIEKKNPDVPLITGLRILDGLFPIAKGGTAAIPGPFGSGKTVTQQSLAKWSDAEIVVYIGCGERGNEMTEVLTEFPELEDPKSGKPLMERTILIANTSNMPVAAREASVYTGITIAEYFRDMGYDVSLMADSTSRWAEAMREISSRLEEMPGEEGYPAYLSARLSEFYERAGRVDALCGKMGSVTVIGAVSPPGGDFSEPVTQNTLRIVKCFWALDAKLSQRRHFPAINWLNSYSLYLNALANYYDENVSPELNPLRSWAMEVLQKESELQEIVQLVGSDALPEAEQVTIEVARMIREVFLQQNAFDPVDAYCSMEKQFDLMKSIRKYADLAYSTQKSGFPIAAIIAIKSKNELARLKYVADYKPELEKILKDMEKEFAKIKEA
- a CDS encoding V-type ATP synthase subunit C, whose translation is MAAVNTTGPAPYIYACTRMRVRKASLLPHEEYMRMLNMELPEIARFIEETNYKTEIDELASSFSGIDLMEIGLSWNLAKEYQRIIALVPGHLKAFTKSYLLKWDILNMLTILRGKNQGVSAGKIKEILIPAGSLDKDSLDKLLAEDSTDRIIDSLKGHMLYDVFEQEIAAAVESGSFSRMENELYKAYYAILIKESKSGVRGGHAFLKYVRLDIDTKNLETVFRVKGETDTESIRNLLIDGGSFSADELVRFSGMENIDEMIDSVKKRMKTGSFDAVFEAVSEKKPVQELEVGLITAKLAEMDRLSKLYPMSVAPILLYLEMKHYEVTNLRAIARGKESNLPNENIKACMVVLNGNSSSW
- a CDS encoding V-type ATP synthase subunit F, translating into MEIAVVGNSEFILGFRLAGIQKTYAADTDEAFADQVTKVLGDKDVGIIVLKGEDMQKLSFRLRTTLSESVKPTVITIGEETGGISMRERIKRSVGVDLWK
- a CDS encoding ATP synthase subunit B gives rise to the protein MKEYRTITKIQGPLVFVEKTEPVGYNELVNIVQSDGTVKRGQVLDTSDEIVCVQVFESTAGIGKDSGVRFTGETIKMPVGKEMLGRILSGAGKPKDGGPDIVPEKRLDINGAAINPYARASPSEFIQTGISTIDATNTLVRGQKLPIFSGSGLPHNEIALQIARQAKVPGSSEEFAVVFAAMGITKEEENQFMADFERTGALEHAVVFLNLADDPAVERIITPRLALTTAEYLAFELGYHVLVILTDMTNYCEALRQIGAAREEVPGRRGYPGYMYTDLASLYERAGIIKGKKGSVTQLSILTMPGDDITHPIPDLSGYITEGQIVVSRELHRKGIYPPINVMPSLSRLMNLGIGAGKTRDDHKKVSDQMYAGYAEGVDLRGLVAIVGKDALSERDQRFLEFADLFENKFVRQGHDEDRSIADSLDIGWELLATLPEEQLTRIDRDLIQKYHPKYRKKE
- the ahaH gene encoding ATP synthase archaeal subunit H — encoded protein: MKTEVLKSIKDSEEEYKKIISTALEEKKRTIADAEAEAGNLIAKAQKDAEEYKNKRIADARSEAEKNFAKIVKDGGQHAEALRKRATENLDKAANMLVEKFKVKLNV
- a CDS encoding V-type ATP synthase subunit E family protein codes for the protein MALDAVVGEIKDKGNKEAAAIKAEAKAESGRILSEANSKVVAIKTAAEEEANRQSSQIISRETAAANLAVKREVLNAEKDLLDMVHKATVNAIDDLPGDFHKKAVRELCKAAAKELGEGVLYCNKRDKEAVESAISELKTLSGFTLAGTKDISGGVIAESKDGLLQLDFSYGAYLSEVWETGLKDASEALFK
- a CDS encoding flagellin: MDDKSEAFTGLEAAIVLIAFVVVASVFSFAVLGAGFFTTDKTQDVLYSSVQSAGAMPQLLGNVYGLKGENGIGSIRYSISLSPGGDILDLSSMVVTWSTSENIENIEPNDPLYSTSIDKGHWGIIDRKPSSKSNDNFLESGETFTILIHLDSLDELSENEKFTVEMKSPSSGVFIVSGNAPYQVDKVNILY
- a CDS encoding ATPase, whose amino-acid sequence is MVVEGMTVEVAQASAVGFKAIGAGLAVGLAGMGTGLAQLGIGGAAVGATAENKEMFGLALLFTVIPETVVIFGLVVALLLLFT